In the Nymphalis io chromosome 2, ilAglIoxx1.1, whole genome shotgun sequence genome, one interval contains:
- the LOC126773428 gene encoding inosine-uridine preferring nucleoside hydrolase-like has protein sequence MVIIKMLKYYVFVFLVDLICTVTCSSVTDSSPKIIIDNDAGGDDAMAIFLALLYEKHFHGPKLIGLTTGNGNTNENNVCTNNQRILKVAKRQDVPIYRGSKSSLVTTPDAGEYYGKDGLGDIGEVLSDLIPAKEQDAISALIELSKTYEGQLTIITLGALTNVALAIKLDPNFLKRLSHLYIGAGHIHSEDISNAEFNAHMDVEAYHVIAQHATPDKVTIFPFSQTKRYLNFSKTWREEVLGAINTDIMKAQNLYEKISLRRGDRWEALDPATVAIAIKPDLVDEYKFSKNDIILCGDNRGINTNTFVEKEKANVRIAYSVKTEEYRKFLLEIFALE, from the exons ATGGTGataataaaaatgcttaaatattACGTATTTGTGTTCTTAGTGGACTTAATATGTACGGTGACTTGTAGTTCTGTTac AGATTCTTctccaaaaataattattgacaaCGATGCAGGCGGTGATGATGCGATGGCAATATTTCTGGCACTCTTATATGAAAAGCACTTTCAtgg GCCTAAACTAATTGGTTTAACAACTGGAAATGGTAACACAAATGAAAACAACGTATGTACAaataatcaacgaatactaaaagTCGCTAAAAGACAGGAC GTTCCTATATACAGAGGTTCAAAATCTTCGCTTGTGACGACGCCTGATGCTGGGGAATATTACGGAAAAGATGGTTTGGGTGATATAGGTGAAGTATTATCGGACCTTATACCTGCTAAGGAGCAAGATGCAATCTCAGCACTCATTGAATTATCCAAGACTTATGAAG GTCAACTAACAATTATTACATTAGGTGCACTCACCAACGTTGCATTGGCTATTAAGCTGGACCCCAACTTTCTTAAGCGATTATCACATTTGTACATTGGAGCTGGACACATACATA gtGAAGATATATCAAATGCAGAGTTCAATGCACACATGGACGTGGAAGCATATCACGTTATTGCCCAACACGCAACACCAGATAAAGTGACAATATTTCCGTTCTCCCAAACGAAGCGCTATTTGAATTTTTCAAAG ACTTGGAGAGAAGAAGTATTGGGAGCAATCAATACTGATATCATGAAAGCACAAAATTTGTATGAAAAGATCTCTTTGAGAAGAGGAGATAGATGGGAAGCCCTCGACCCTGCAACAGTCGCCATAGCCATTAAACCTGATTTAGTGGATGAATACAAGTTCTCTAAAAACGACATTATATTATGTG GTGATAACAGAGGTATTAATACAAATACCTTCGTGGAAAAAGAAAAGGCCAACGTAAGAATAGCTTATTCCGTGAAGACTGAAGAATATAgaaaatttttattagaaatatttgctctcgaataa
- the LOC126773438 gene encoding uncharacterized protein LOC126773438 isoform X2, producing the protein MEKCLKLFLIINCIFRCNGVSWRRQLEHIARRFYQFDPREMSSILGLPSRASHLPEAEPILPGHTLLKPSLGMLKSAVKFPHKEMEDGAGVYGNIDNLGIRYDGRNERTLYSGFRRTPADYFMVVPLNGKDTQGRPRFKLESAVLDLERKENAKNKLLKILKRLDIPLKGLKVFVASLNKYDSNDLNNKKRTSYYLNGDEKSYNLKTKEMYLRNKKENDNRSDQSIASKERGISNENITQRNSEELEKIKKIEWFKQSKNSYDHIKVNQDAPEYNELLPANDEKIRKWWFYNSCERIAETTLARSPYVSPDETRVI; encoded by the exons ATGGAAAAGTGTTTAAAACTTTTTCTCATAATAAAC tgtATATTTCGCTGTAATGGAGTCAGCTGGCGCCGACAACTTGAACATATTGCT AGAAGATTCTATCAGTTCGATCCTCGTGAGATGTCTTCGATACTTGGACTACCATCTCGAGCAAGTCATCTACCAGAAGCAGAACCTATTCTACCAGGACATACACTTTTAAAGCCATCATTAGGAATGTTAAAGTCAGCCGTGAAATTTCCTCATAAGGAAATGGAGGATGGAGCTGGTGTGTACGGCAATATTGATAATTTAGGCAtaag atATGATGGTAGAAACGAAAGAACACTATATTCTGGATTTCGACGAACTCCAGCAGATTATTTTATG GTTGTTCCATTAAATGGAAAAGATACACAAGGGAGGCCGAG GTTTAAATTAGAATCTGCAGTTTTGGACTTG GAGCGAAAAGAAAACGCAAAAAATAAGCTtctaaagatattaaaaaggtTGGATATACCGCTCAAAGG CTTGAAAGTCTTCGTtgcttctttaaataaatatgattcg aatgaCTTGAATAATAAGAAACGGACTTCCTATTAtct aaatggaGACGAGAAATCG TAcaacttaaaaacaaaagaaatgtatttaCGAAACAAGAAAGAGAATGATAATCGGTCGGACCAATCAATCGCTTCAAAAGAGCGTGGAATTTCAAACGAAAATATTACTCAGCGTAATTCAGAGGAATTAGAAAAGATTAAGAAAATAGAATGGTTCAAGCAGTCGAAG AATAGTTACGACCACATCAAAGTTAACCAAGATGCGCCCGAATATAACGAACTATTGCCGGCTAATGATGAGAAAATACGCAAATGGTGGTTTTATAATTcg TGCGAGCGCATAGCGGAGACCACACTGGCAAGGTCGCCATATGTAAGTCCGGATGAAACGCGTGTTATTTAG
- the LOC126773422 gene encoding uncharacterized protein LOC126773422 → MVIQMYKLAFVILIPVMVAFIYFLVFFVVSSSCAGGTDESSGVKRKLIIDHDGGADDAMAIFMALLYEKYYDGPEVIALTTTFGNVDEDQSYNNSQRILTVADRKDVPIYRGSTRALIGEFPPDYFFGYDGLGDNNTDIYEPIAAQKEHAVFGLIELSKKYSGELVIVTLGSLTNIAMAIRIDPSFMSRLSHIYVAAGHIYGDDFKEPEFNANMDVESYYIVTESGTSEKLTIIPFSQIRLYQKINKEWRIDVLGSIDTKIMRAQNNYERVSLSVSTNWCLLDPSAMAIALDETLIVQETRFSNNSIILCGDQRGVNTNDFTTTNDSNARVIYEVSKEPYKKMLYDLFSAELRTSK, encoded by the exons ATGGTGATTCAAATGTACAAATTGGCATTTGTTATTTTGATTCCAGTGATGgttgcgtttatttattttttagttttttttgtagtatCAAGCAG ttgtGCTGGTGGTACTGATGAATCTTCTGGAGTGAAACGAAAGCTAATAATAGATCATGATGGCGGAGCAGACGACGCGATGGCAATATTTATGGCTTTGTTATACGAAAAGTACTATGACGG ACCGGAAGTAATTGCACTTACAACAACCTTTGGGAACGTCGATGAAGACCAATCATATAACAACTCTCAACGAATACTAACAGTGGCTGACAGGAAGGAT GTTCCCATATATAGAGGCAGTACTCGTGCTCTGATAGGGGAATTCCCGCCtgattatttttttggttaCGATGGTCTGGGTGACAACAACACGGACATCTATGAACCGATTGCTGCACAAAAGGAACACGCTGTGTTTGGTCTTATAGAGCTGTCTAAAAAATATTCAG gtGAACTCGTTATAGTTACTTTGGGATCACTCACCAACATTGCAATGGCGATTCGAATTGATCCAAGCTTCATGTCTAGACTTTCACATATTTATGTTGCGGCTGGACATATTTAtg GTGATGATTTTAAAGAACCAGAGTTCAATGCAAATATGGATGTAGaatcatattatatagtaacagaAAGCGGAACCTCTGAGAAGCTCACCATAATTCCATTCTCGCAAATAAGGTTATATCAGAAAATAAACAAG gAGTGGAGAATAGATGTACTGGGATCTATCGATACCAAAATAATGCGAgctcaaaataattatgaacgAGTATCACTAAGTGTAAGCACCAATTGGTGCTTATTAGACCCATCAGCGATGGCTATAGCATTGGATGAAACATTAATTGTTCAAGAAACTCGATTTTCTAACAACAGCATCATTTTATGCG gcGATCAACGAGGTGTAAATACAAATGATTTTACAACAACCAACGATTCTAACGCTCGCGTTATATACGAAGTCAGCAAAGAAccttacaaaaaaatgttatatgacTTATTTTCGGCGGAATTACGAACaagtaaataa
- the LOC126773438 gene encoding uncharacterized protein LOC126773438 isoform X1 — protein sequence MEKCLKLFLIINCIFRCNGVSWRRQLEHIANAKLHSQGLANYNLPSRRFYQFDPREMSSILGLPSRASHLPEAEPILPGHTLLKPSLGMLKSAVKFPHKEMEDGAGVYGNIDNLGIRYDGRNERTLYSGFRRTPADYFMVVPLNGKDTQGRPRFKLESAVLDLERKENAKNKLLKILKRLDIPLKGLKVFVASLNKYDSNDLNNKKRTSYYLNGDEKSYNLKTKEMYLRNKKENDNRSDQSIASKERGISNENITQRNSEELEKIKKIEWFKQSKNSYDHIKVNQDAPEYNELLPANDEKIRKWWFYNSEDYKPFNT from the exons ATGGAAAAGTGTTTAAAACTTTTTCTCATAATAAAC tgtATATTTCGCTGTAATGGAGTCAGCTGGCGCCGACAACTTGAACATATTGCT AACGCGAAGTTACATAGCCAAGGACTGGCCAATTATAATTTACCATCA AGAAGATTCTATCAGTTCGATCCTCGTGAGATGTCTTCGATACTTGGACTACCATCTCGAGCAAGTCATCTACCAGAAGCAGAACCTATTCTACCAGGACATACACTTTTAAAGCCATCATTAGGAATGTTAAAGTCAGCCGTGAAATTTCCTCATAAGGAAATGGAGGATGGAGCTGGTGTGTACGGCAATATTGATAATTTAGGCAtaag atATGATGGTAGAAACGAAAGAACACTATATTCTGGATTTCGACGAACTCCAGCAGATTATTTTATG GTTGTTCCATTAAATGGAAAAGATACACAAGGGAGGCCGAG GTTTAAATTAGAATCTGCAGTTTTGGACTTG GAGCGAAAAGAAAACGCAAAAAATAAGCTtctaaagatattaaaaaggtTGGATATACCGCTCAAAGG CTTGAAAGTCTTCGTtgcttctttaaataaatatgattcg aatgaCTTGAATAATAAGAAACGGACTTCCTATTAtct aaatggaGACGAGAAATCG TAcaacttaaaaacaaaagaaatgtatttaCGAAACAAGAAAGAGAATGATAATCGGTCGGACCAATCAATCGCTTCAAAAGAGCGTGGAATTTCAAACGAAAATATTACTCAGCGTAATTCAGAGGAATTAGAAAAGATTAAGAAAATAGAATGGTTCAAGCAGTCGAAG AATAGTTACGACCACATCAAAGTTAACCAAGATGCGCCCGAATATAACGAACTATTGCCGGCTAATGATGAGAAAATACGCAAATGGTGGTTTTATAATTcg gAGGATTACAAgccttttaatacataa